The Candidatus Zixiibacteriota bacterium nucleotide sequence TATCTTCATTCTGGCGGAATCACTGGGCGGGGTGGAGTCGCTGATAAATCATCCGGCGACAATGACTCATGCCTCCATTCCGGCGGAAATCAGGAAAGCGCGGGGGATAGATGACGGGCTGGTGCGGCTGTCGGTCGGTCTGGAAGATGTTGAGGATTTGATAGATGATTTGAAAGCGGCATTGGCGGCGGTCGAAAAGAAGCTGGTGGGAAAAAGGTGAGTGTGTGCATACGGAGAAGGTCGAAATCATTCGCAGATTTCGACCTTGTGAGAATATGGGTATGATGGAACTTTCGAACAATGAAAGGCAAATGCAATGAGACAATTAAAACCACGCGAACAGATAGTAATCAGGAGGTAATTATGCGTGTTCACTCGTTTCATCGGGTGGCGCGTGACTATATGGCGAAGGTAACGCCGCATCGTCACGCCCACTATCAGACTTTAATGCATGAGCTGAAACTTCGGGGAGATGAGAAACTTCTCGATGTCGGCTGCGGTCCCGGAATTATCGCTCTGGAAGCGGCCCGCCGCCTGCCCCAAGGACATCTTACCGGAATTGATATCTCATCCAATATGATTGAGCTGGCAAAAGGACTGGCGGCGGAAGAAGGGGCAACCAATGTCACCTTTCAGGTCGGTGACGCCCTCTATCTGGATTTCCCCGACAATAGCTTTGACGTTGTCATCTCCTCGCTGGTCTTCCCCTGGGTGCCCGACCAGAAACGTCATCTGGCGGAGATTCATCGCGTCCTCAAACCGGGCGGCCGACTGGGGTTGGTGACCCTTTCCAAGATTGTTTACCGGGAGTTCATTGGAGCGCTTCGCCATGCCGCCAGACGGAATCCCGACCTGCTGCCAATTGAGAAAGATTTCTATCGTTTTCTCGGGGCGAAAGTTTATAATCTCAAAGGGGCGGAAGATGAGCTGCGCCGCGCCGGTATGGAGGTTCGCCGCAGTTTTCGTCTGACCACGGAAGACCCGGTTACGCCTCAGGATTATCTGACCCGTATCAACTCCATCGTGGATGAGAATTATCTCGAGGGGTTGTCGGAGGAGGATAAGGCAAGAGTGCGGCAGGATATATTTCTGGCTCTGGCGCGCCGCAATGGCTCGCTGCATTTTACCGAGTCAGCCCTCTTTTTACTTGCGGAAAAGAAGCTTGACAGCGCCCGATGTTGAGCGCCTTAAGTTATTTTTTAACCAAATCAAATAAATCGACAATCCGAATCGGTTCTACATGGTAGAACCCCTGGCCATATCTGCATCCGGCTTGCTGTCCGAAGGAACGCGCCATCGATTCTAACGACCAGATATAGTCGCGCGATTTTTCCGGATTGAGGAACTGTGACTGATGGCACTTGAGGGCGTCGAGCCACTGCTCAAACTGCTCGGTGATATCGACAATAAAGCTGGGACTGAGTCCGGGGGGCAGGAAGTAATGGAAAATGCGCTTAACGGAATGCGGCTCCCCCGGGATAGGCATTTTTTTAAGGGTCGCATAGTTGGCGGCATTGATAACAATCTGTCCGGCGGCGACATGGTCGGGGTGCGATTGGCGTTTTCCATGGCCGACATGAGGATACGGCGCCAGGATGATTGACGGTTTATGCCGACGAATCAGCGTTGCCAGTTCGATTCTCTTCTCATAACTGTCGAATAATCGCGTGTCGCCCCAGTCATATGTATGAATGAGGTCGGAGCCCATCAGGCGGGCAGCATTGAGGGCTTCCTCGGCGCGGATTTCCGGGGTGCCGCCGGTGCCCATTTCGCCGGCGGTGAGATAGACAATACCGGTTTTATAGCCGTTCTTGTTAAGTCCGATGAGGACACCGCCGGTGCCAACTTCGACATCATCCGGGTGCGCCCCGATGGAAATCAAATCGTACTGCTTCTCGTCATTCATACAATTAAAAAGCCGGAGAAGGTCACCTCCCCGGCTTTATCGATTTTGGTTATCTTCAGTCGTTGGCTCCCGCCATATTTTCCGAATGGAAAATCAGGATTGCCTCCAGAATATCATAAATGTACTCACTTCTGACCGAAGGGTAGCCGGGATATCCCACGAATTCCAGATATTGATGTTCCACACTCTGGGAGGTCAGATAATTATGGAAATCGAGAGTCTGTTGATAAAAACCGTACTGCGCTTCGGGGGTGTTTATCAACATGATTTCCTGTGCCAGAGTCGGGGGATAGGCGGTCCGGATGGCTTCGATGTTGTTTGCCAGCCAGAGGTTCCAGATAGAGGTATGCGCCGCGCCTGTGGAATCGAATGGCAGATGAATCTTCACTCTGCCGGCGCCGCTCGGTGTGATTAACAGGGTGGTCGAATCGGTAATGACATTGCCGTCATTCACCACGCCGGTGTCATTGGGGGAGAAACTGCAGGCGGCGGCAAGAATCATGGTGCGAAAGATATCCTCGGAGGTGGTATCCATGGCGCGATAGGTGGTGTCGAGATTGGCGATGATGTCGTCAAAATAAGGAATCAGTCCGCCATTGCCGGTGGCGCCGTCAAAATCGAGCGGAGCGGTTATAGCCGAAACGGAACTGAAATTCTCCTGATATTTGGAAGCAATTCGGAAAGCGCCGTAGCCGCCCATGCCATATCCGGAAATGCCGCGCGAGGCGCGCTCCGGAATGGTGTTGAAGATGGCATCAATATAATCAATAAGGCTGGCACGGGCGTCATTGAACATTAGAGTAGAGTCTTTTCTGCCTATGATTGATTCATAAAGTCCGCCCGCTTCGGAGTTGCCATAAAAGGAGCCGCCATAGGCATTAGCGCCATTGACGCAGACAATCCACATTGGCTGGATTTTGCCGGTGCCGATAAGACGGTCCGCCACCGCCTTAAGACCATGATTAAAATAGAAGAATTCGTCTTCACCAAAGGGTGAAAGCAGGAAGAGGACCGGATAGGGCTGTCCCAGATTCTGCTGTGTGAATTCGGGCGGAGAATAGATACGGAAACGGACGAGATACGGGTCTTCGGCCGAGGAGAACATCGATTTATTCAGATAAAAGGCAAAGGAATGCTGGCCGGGAAGAATATAACCGCTGTCGTAAACGTCAATTTTTGAGGTAATGCCCCGGTCGCTGCATCCGGCAAGCAATCCGACCAGCAAGATTAAGGATGCTATTATCGAGTATGTTCTAAACATGGACGGGACCTCCTAAAACCTGTATGAAATACCCAGGACGGTCTGGTAGTTGGTGCCGCGGTAATCACCGGTCATGTTCTTTAATGTTCCGTCGTCATTAAAGGTCATCTCGCTGACAGTGAGGTCATCCTGTTTGGTATATCCGGTGGCGAAATCGAGGTTCCATTGATTAACTTCGAAACCGAAGCCGAAACTGACGCTGAGTTTATCGCCAAGGTCGAAGAAATAAGGGGTAAAGGTTTCGCCGGTCACAGGCGACTGGTCGA carries:
- a CDS encoding PLP-dependent transferase — protein: IFILAESLGGVESLINHPATMTHASIPAEIRKARGIDDGLVRLSVGLEDVEDLIDDLKAALAAVEKKLVGKR
- a CDS encoding class I SAM-dependent methyltransferase yields the protein MRVHSFHRVARDYMAKVTPHRHAHYQTLMHELKLRGDEKLLDVGCGPGIIALEAARRLPQGHLTGIDISSNMIELAKGLAAEEGATNVTFQVGDALYLDFPDNSFDVVISSLVFPWVPDQKRHLAEIHRVLKPGGRLGLVTLSKIVYREFIGALRHAARRNPDLLPIEKDFYRFLGAKVYNLKGAEDELRRAGMEVRRSFRLTTEDPVTPQDYLTRINSIVDENYLEGLSEEDKARVRQDIFLALARRNGSLHFTESALFLLAEKKLDSARC
- the bshB1 gene encoding bacillithiol biosynthesis deacetylase BshB1 is translated as MNDEKQYDLISIGAHPDDVEVGTGGVLIGLNKNGYKTGIVYLTAGEMGTGGTPEIRAEEALNAARLMGSDLIHTYDWGDTRLFDSYEKRIELATLIRRHKPSIILAPYPHVGHGKRQSHPDHVAAGQIVINAANYATLKKMPIPGEPHSVKRIFHYFLPPGLSPSFIVDITEQFEQWLDALKCHQSQFLNPEKSRDYIWSLESMARSFGQQAGCRYGQGFYHVEPIRIVDLFDLVKK
- a CDS encoding alpha/beta hydrolase-fold protein yields the protein MFRTYSIIASLILLVGLLAGCSDRGITSKIDVYDSGYILPGQHSFAFYLNKSMFSSAEDPYLVRFRIYSPPEFTQQNLGQPYPVLFLLSPFGEDEFFYFNHGLKAVADRLIGTGKIQPMWIVCVNGANAYGGSFYGNSEAGGLYESIIGRKDSTLMFNDARASLIDYIDAIFNTIPERASRGISGYGMGGYGAFRIASKYQENFSSVSAITAPLDFDGATGNGGLIPYFDDIIANLDTTYRAMDTTSEDIFRTMILAAACSFSPNDTGVVNDGNVITDSTTLLITPSGAGRVKIHLPFDSTGAAHTSIWNLWLANNIEAIRTAYPPTLAQEIMLINTPEAQYGFYQQTLDFHNYLTSQSVEHQYLEFVGYPGYPSVRSEYIYDILEAILIFHSENMAGAND